From a region of the Pectobacterium aquaticum genome:
- a CDS encoding type I polyketide synthase: MKQQEQFRDKDIAIVGMSARFPGAEDTAIFWQNLLDGVETISTFSEEELRESGIEEEMIASPNYIRRRGILGNAQHFDANFFDITPRDAEIMDPQHRVFLECCWHAFEDAGYVPATYPGKVGIFGGTGTAWHLSKVNAHPEVQKYASGASVVTNNDKDYVTTRVSYKLNLKGPSVNVQTACSTAMVAVVMGMNSLLNGESDLIVAGGVSVDTPERRGYPYMQGGMESADGRCYAFDSRANGTVFSRGAGVVLLKRLNDAVRDGDHIYAVLKGGAVNNDGNLKAGFTAPSIDGQIAVAKQAIANAQLDPATINFVEAHGTATALGDPIEFTSLTQTFQEYTDKTQYCRLGSVKTNIGHTDAASGMASLIKASLALETGKLPASLHFESPNPNIEFETSPFIMNTELSELEPSETPHRALVNSFGVGGTNACVILEAAPPLKAGDIHDNSLLVLPFSAKSRTALEDMKHRLRDYLSAHDDANLADIAYTLQVGRQKFSHSTAIIGKDRDSLLAKLDQPSLVVTQQGKNQKSVVFMFPGQGNQYVNMARELYDTYDVFRASLDQCCNYLEPILDVNLTSIIFQDGDNIAESRINETQFTQPSLFVVEYSLAKLWMSWGIQPDVMIGHSVGEYVAACLSGVFSLEDALKAVAMRGKMVQALPAGDMLAVLLDEETLKAKLHGSKLEIAAVNYPGLCVIAGASNDVARFQQQLEDSNIFCKHLDTSHAFHSHMMEPMLPAFKKVIDSITLHAPQIPFVSTVNGEWVTEELAKNSDYWVRHVRNPVLFSHAFKTLMADEHHDFVFLEVGPGRSLESSAKQHFSAEDGALIYASLPTAKDVALSGEHLLSTLGALWASGVNVPWHQHHPEQHRRRIPLPGYPFERKRFALPALSSASHDMQSEQSVKAKKRKQADIGDWFYMPTWKKTIPAKYMAGKRVEAENTCWLLLTDTQGIAERAKQLLEKDGHKVFFVSPGTQYQEALSEGQYTLNVSSRADYVRLLKSLTEQGLRPSRILYLWNLTVAEQVQPLEHTYLSSPLNTFYPALYLQQALVNENLLDDLHVTFATSNTFSVMGERIASPENALLVGPSRVFYHEYPEVQCHLVDIDLKQNAEQLDEFAHSLIAESHIATHGNLVAYRGNQRWEESYQAVHLKQDTLGLPAELKDDGVYLITGGLGGLGILLANHLSENSNAAIILTYRTALPPREEWQAWIQQHPVDDPISEKLASVLRLEARGNTIHLAQVDVNDYHGMREMLSAFPQVDGVFHTAGVAGGGIIALKNDADCANVLDPKVAGSLILDELLQDKQPDFFILFSSITSIVGDEARIDYCSGNAFMDAFAHYRNQHRRGRTVSLNWGKWGDVGMAVRWGKQLQEKKNSKLAAVEETKGDLLTHLEREGTQESYQVNLTTQDWVIDEHRLAKQPSLVGATILSLLHEFMTGFKSQESLQVKNLMLTKPVIYTDAWPRQMRLFITPEGKGYKFSLKTRGVLELAWQEHAFGSIGHGAPTADLTPQSIDAIKQRCTTQVPYAPFITELGNANTGENFLSFSQRWNNHREIVQGHNEWLIHKVLGSEYTHDLTRYPYHPAVIDATAISCLSLITQENFLPISYGKMTFLSPLGKECYAHARLKQAYQPQDNAIVMDITFLSPEGIPLLVLENYTLMKMTMGNQLATSENASTAATAATAAVKVNLADKDILLPEGLDAIKRQLAHLEFEQLVVVTSDLEQLIYESIPEQETPEFILQNSEATEGYARPALSVDYVAPENDIEKEIVKVWQSILGISGIGVNDSFTELGGNSLLAVQVVSTVSGLFEIDIRVDLFYQNQTVKGLATLILTELEALLQE; this comes from the coding sequence CCGCGATGCCGAAATTATGGATCCACAGCATCGTGTCTTTTTGGAATGCTGCTGGCACGCGTTTGAAGATGCCGGCTACGTCCCTGCCACCTACCCTGGAAAAGTGGGCATATTCGGCGGAACGGGAACCGCCTGGCATTTGAGTAAAGTGAATGCCCATCCTGAAGTGCAGAAGTACGCCAGCGGTGCATCGGTCGTCACCAACAATGATAAAGACTACGTAACGACCCGAGTATCTTACAAGCTCAACCTAAAAGGGCCGAGCGTTAACGTACAGACCGCCTGTTCAACCGCGATGGTCGCCGTCGTGATGGGTATGAACAGCCTGCTGAACGGGGAAAGCGATCTGATCGTCGCGGGCGGCGTTTCCGTGGACACGCCAGAACGCCGGGGTTACCCCTACATGCAAGGCGGCATGGAATCCGCGGATGGTCGCTGCTATGCTTTCGACTCGCGAGCCAACGGCACGGTGTTCAGCCGCGGTGCTGGCGTCGTATTACTGAAACGACTGAATGACGCCGTACGCGACGGCGACCATATTTATGCCGTACTGAAAGGCGGCGCAGTGAATAACGACGGTAACCTGAAAGCTGGCTTTACTGCGCCGAGCATCGACGGGCAAATCGCCGTTGCCAAACAGGCGATCGCCAATGCGCAGCTCGATCCCGCCACGATCAACTTTGTTGAAGCTCACGGCACCGCGACGGCGCTGGGCGATCCCATCGAGTTCACCTCGCTCACACAGACGTTTCAGGAATACACGGACAAAACCCAATATTGCCGTCTGGGATCGGTGAAAACCAACATCGGCCATACGGACGCAGCGTCAGGCATGGCCAGCCTCATCAAAGCGTCACTGGCGCTGGAAACCGGAAAACTGCCAGCCTCGCTCCATTTCGAATCGCCAAACCCTAACATTGAGTTTGAAACCAGCCCGTTCATCATGAACACCGAACTCAGTGAACTGGAACCGTCAGAAACACCGCATCGCGCGCTGGTGAACTCTTTTGGCGTCGGCGGCACCAATGCCTGCGTCATTCTGGAAGCCGCACCGCCGCTAAAAGCGGGCGATATCCATGACAACAGCCTGCTGGTTTTGCCTTTCTCCGCGAAAAGCCGCACGGCGCTGGAAGACATGAAACACCGTCTGCGCGATTACCTCAGTGCGCATGACGATGCCAATCTGGCAGATATCGCCTACACCTTGCAGGTTGGGAGACAAAAATTCTCTCACAGCACGGCTATTATCGGGAAGGATCGCGATTCACTGCTGGCCAAGCTGGATCAGCCTTCACTGGTGGTGACACAGCAGGGAAAAAACCAAAAATCCGTCGTGTTTATGTTCCCGGGACAGGGCAACCAGTACGTTAATATGGCGCGTGAGCTATACGACACCTACGATGTTTTCCGCGCGAGCCTGGATCAATGCTGTAACTATCTGGAGCCGATTCTGGACGTCAATCTGACGTCGATTATCTTTCAGGACGGCGATAATATCGCCGAGTCCCGCATCAATGAAACCCAGTTTACCCAGCCATCCCTGTTCGTGGTGGAGTACAGTCTGGCAAAACTGTGGATGTCGTGGGGCATTCAGCCTGATGTCATGATCGGTCACAGCGTGGGGGAATACGTAGCAGCCTGCCTGTCCGGCGTGTTCTCACTGGAAGATGCACTGAAAGCCGTCGCGATGCGGGGCAAGATGGTACAGGCATTACCCGCGGGAGATATGCTTGCCGTCCTGCTCGATGAAGAAACCCTGAAGGCCAAACTTCACGGCAGCAAGCTGGAAATTGCGGCGGTTAACTACCCTGGATTATGCGTCATCGCCGGTGCTTCAAACGATGTCGCACGTTTCCAACAGCAGTTGGAAGACAGCAATATCTTCTGCAAACATCTGGATACCTCGCATGCTTTCCACTCACACATGATGGAACCCATGCTGCCCGCTTTCAAAAAGGTCATTGATAGCATCACGCTGCACGCGCCGCAGATCCCATTTGTGTCTACCGTTAACGGAGAATGGGTGACTGAAGAACTGGCGAAGAACAGCGACTACTGGGTGCGTCACGTACGCAATCCGGTGCTGTTCTCTCACGCCTTCAAAACGCTGATGGCTGATGAGCATCACGATTTCGTGTTCCTTGAAGTCGGACCGGGACGCTCGCTGGAATCGTCTGCCAAGCAGCATTTCAGCGCAGAAGACGGCGCATTGATTTATGCCTCCCTGCCAACGGCGAAAGACGTAGCCTTATCCGGCGAACACCTCCTGTCGACGCTCGGTGCGCTTTGGGCAAGCGGCGTAAACGTTCCCTGGCATCAGCATCATCCAGAACAGCACCGTCGCCGCATCCCGCTGCCGGGCTACCCTTTCGAGCGTAAACGCTTCGCCCTGCCAGCCCTGTCGTCAGCCAGTCATGACATGCAGAGTGAGCAATCCGTTAAGGCTAAAAAGCGGAAACAGGCGGATATCGGTGATTGGTTCTATATGCCGACCTGGAAGAAAACCATTCCGGCGAAATACATGGCGGGCAAACGCGTTGAAGCCGAGAACACCTGCTGGCTGCTCCTGACGGATACGCAGGGGATCGCCGAACGTGCGAAGCAACTGCTGGAAAAGGACGGGCATAAGGTCTTTTTCGTCAGCCCGGGAACGCAGTATCAGGAAGCGCTTTCCGAAGGCCAATACACCCTCAATGTATCCTCACGCGCCGACTATGTCCGGCTGCTGAAAAGCCTGACAGAACAAGGGTTACGTCCATCACGCATCCTGTATTTATGGAACCTGACGGTGGCGGAACAGGTCCAGCCGCTTGAGCACACCTATCTCTCTTCACCGCTGAACACGTTCTACCCTGCTCTCTATCTCCAGCAGGCGCTGGTGAACGAGAATTTGCTGGACGATCTGCATGTGACCTTCGCCACCAGCAACACATTCAGCGTGATGGGTGAGCGCATCGCTTCACCGGAGAATGCGTTACTGGTCGGGCCGTCGCGCGTGTTCTATCACGAGTATCCTGAAGTGCAGTGCCACCTGGTGGATATCGATCTTAAACAAAACGCCGAACAGCTTGATGAGTTTGCCCACAGTCTGATTGCAGAAAGCCATATCGCCACACACGGCAATCTGGTGGCTTACCGCGGAAACCAGCGCTGGGAAGAAAGTTATCAGGCCGTGCATCTGAAGCAGGACACCCTCGGTTTACCTGCGGAATTGAAAGACGACGGCGTCTACCTCATCACCGGCGGCCTGGGTGGATTGGGGATACTGCTCGCCAACCACCTGTCTGAAAACAGTAATGCGGCGATCATCCTGACTTACCGTACGGCGTTACCACCGCGTGAAGAGTGGCAAGCCTGGATCCAACAGCATCCGGTTGACGATCCTATCAGTGAAAAACTGGCGAGCGTTTTACGTCTGGAAGCTCGCGGCAACACGATACATCTGGCGCAGGTCGACGTGAATGACTATCACGGTATGCGCGAGATGTTATCCGCGTTCCCGCAGGTCGATGGCGTGTTCCATACGGCAGGCGTGGCTGGCGGCGGTATCATTGCGCTGAAGAATGACGCCGATTGCGCCAACGTGCTCGATCCCAAAGTGGCAGGATCGCTCATTCTGGATGAGCTGCTGCAGGACAAACAGCCTGATTTTTTTATTTTATTCTCTTCTATTACCTCCATCGTCGGTGACGAAGCCCGCATCGATTACTGCTCGGGTAACGCGTTTATGGATGCCTTTGCGCATTATCGCAACCAGCATCGCCGTGGGCGCACCGTCTCGCTGAACTGGGGAAAATGGGGCGATGTGGGAATGGCCGTCCGTTGGGGCAAACAGCTGCAGGAGAAGAAAAACAGCAAGCTGGCTGCCGTTGAGGAAACTAAAGGCGACCTGCTGACGCACCTGGAACGTGAAGGCACGCAGGAAAGCTATCAGGTCAATCTCACCACGCAGGACTGGGTTATCGATGAGCACCGCCTTGCGAAACAACCTTCACTGGTGGGGGCGACAATCTTATCGCTGCTGCATGAGTTCATGACAGGCTTTAAGTCTCAGGAAAGCCTTCAGGTCAAGAACCTGATGCTGACCAAGCCGGTGATCTATACCGATGCCTGGCCGCGTCAGATGAGGCTATTCATCACGCCAGAGGGGAAAGGCTATAAATTCAGCCTCAAGACGCGGGGCGTGCTTGAGCTGGCATGGCAAGAACACGCGTTCGGAAGCATAGGCCACGGCGCTCCAACGGCAGACCTCACGCCACAATCGATTGACGCCATCAAACAGCGCTGCACCACGCAGGTTCCCTACGCGCCGTTTATCACCGAGCTGGGTAATGCCAACACGGGCGAGAATTTCCTGTCGTTTAGCCAGCGCTGGAACAACCACCGCGAGATTGTTCAGGGCCATAACGAATGGCTGATCCACAAAGTGCTGGGAAGCGAGTATACGCACGATCTTACCCGCTACCCGTACCACCCCGCAGTGATTGATGCTACGGCCATCTCCTGCCTATCATTGATTACACAGGAGAATTTCCTGCCTATCAGCTATGGCAAGATGACCTTCTTATCGCCACTGGGGAAAGAGTGCTACGCCCACGCCAGGCTCAAGCAGGCCTATCAGCCGCAGGATAACGCCATCGTCATGGATATCACGTTCCTGTCACCAGAGGGCATTCCGCTGCTGGTTCTGGAAAATTACACGCTGATGAAGATGACGATGGGCAATCAGCTCGCGACGTCAGAAAACGCCTCAACGGCAGCCACAGCAGCCACAGCAGCAGTAAAAGTGAATCTGGCAGATAAAGACATTCTGTTGCCAGAAGGGCTGGATGCAATAAAACGCCAGCTCGCGCATCTGGAATTTGAACAGTTAGTCGTCGTCACCAGCGATCTGGAACAGCTCATTTATGAGTCGATTCCTGAACAGGAAACGCCTGAATTCATTTTGCAGAATAGCGAAGCAACGGAAGGATATGCCCGACCGGCCCTCTCTGTGGATTATGTCGCGCCAGAAAATGACATCGAGAAGGAGATCGTCAAAGTCTGGCAGTCGATTCTGGGGATCTCGGGGATCGGCGTTAACGACAGCTTTACTGAACTGGGCGGTAACTCGCTGCTGGCAGTACAGGTCGTGTCTACCGTTTCCGGCCTATTTGAAATCGATATTCGCGTTGATCTGTTTTACCAGAACCAGACCGTGAAAGGGTTAGCAACGCTGATCCTTACCGAGCTGGAAGCCTTATTGCAGGAATAA